Genomic window (Caldinitratiruptor microaerophilus):
CCGGACTCCGACCCGCCTGAGGGCCGCGACCAGGCCGGCGGCCTCAGGCCGGATCGGGTCGGTGATGCCGATGATCCCTACCGGCACGCCACCGGCCGCCACCAGGGCGACGGTCTCACCCTCGGCCTCCCGGGCGGCCACCAGGGCCTCCTGGCCGGCCGTGAGGGCGATCCCGCGGGCGGCGAGGAGACGGCGGTTGCCGACGAGGATCTCCCCGGCCTCCCCCCGGGCCACGGCGCCGAGCCCGGGCTCCAGGGTCCATTCCGACGCTGGCTCGGGCTCGATGCCCATCGCCTTCGCATGGGCGAGGATCGCCGCCGCCAGGTGGTGCTCCGAGCGCTGCTCGGCCACCGCCGCGAGGGCGAGGACGCGGGTGGCGTCGCCGTTCAGCGGCACCACGGCCGTCACGCGGGGCTGTCCCATCGTCAGGGTGCCGGTCTTGTCGAAGGCCACCACGTCCACCTTGCCGATCCGCTCGAGCCGCTCGCCGCCCTTGATCAGGATCCCCTGGCGCGCGGCGCTCCCCAGGCCGGCCACCACGGCCACCGGGGCGGCCACCACCAGCGCGCCCGGGCAGCCGATGACCAGGAAGGTGAGGGCCAGTTCCACGTCCCGGGTCAGCAGGTAGAGCACGCCCGCCGCGGCCAGCACGGCCGGGGTGTACCAGCGGGCGAAGCGGTCCAGGAAACGCTGGACCTTGGGCTTCTGCTCCTGGGCCTCGGCGACGAGGTAGACGAGCCGGCTGAACGTCGTGTCCGGCCCGACGCGCTCCGCCACGACCTCCAGGTAGCCGCCCCGGCTCACGCTACCGCCGAGCACCGGGTCGCCGGGGCCCACTTCCGCGGGCAGCGGCTCCCCGGTGAGGGCGGCGGTGTCGAGGGCGGCCCGGCCCGCCACGACGGTGCCGTCGACGGGGACCCGGTCGCCCGGCAGCACCACCACGGTGTCCCCGGGGCGGACGGCGGCGGCGTCGACGACCTCGAGCGCCTCGCCGCGCCTCACCCGGGCGGTGCGGGGGAGGAGGTCGACCAGGGTCCGCAGCGCGGCCCGCGTGCGGGCAAGGGTCAGGCTCTCGAGGTAGCCCCCGAAGACGTAAAGGAAGGTGACCGCCGCCGCCTCCCACGTCTCCCGGATCCACAGCGCCCCCAGGGCGGCGACGCTGACCAGCAGCGGGATGCTGAACTGCCCCGCCCGCAGCCGCCCCCACGCCTCGCGGGCGATGGGCGCGCCCGCGATCACGGCGGCGGCGGCCATGAGGCCGTCGTACAGGCCGGCTTGGGCGGCGGCGCCTGGGCTCACGAGCCGGACGGTCCAGGCGGCGGCGATGAGCGCCCCGGCAGCCAGCACGGTGAGCAGGTCGCCGTGGCGGGCCAGCCACCGGTGCAGCCTCTCGTGTCTGCAGGTCATCGTGCATGCCCTCCTTTCGCTCCCGGGCCGGCGCCGGGGGTGATCTCCGGCCCCGGCCCGGGAGGGCGGGAGACAGTACTCTCTAGCTGCTGGGGCCCGGCAGGATCGCGGCCACCTCGAGGCCGAACTGGCGGACGAGCTCCCGGATGGCCTGTTCGGACAGCCGCCCTTCGTCGTACTCGACGTTCAGGGCGCCGGCCCCGAAGGCGACCCGCGCCGTCCGCATGCCGGGCAGCTTCTGCGCGGCCCTCTCAAGCTTGGCGGCGCAGTTCGGGCAGTTGAGGTTCCGCAGCATGATCATCTGGCGCATGGGATCCCCTCCTTCCCCGGTCGGTACACCGGCCGTGCACCCTCATGATCGCCCGGGCAGGGGTGGCCGCGCCTTGACGCGCGTCAATGGCGCGCGAAGGGCCGTCCGCAGCGGTGCC
Coding sequences:
- a CDS encoding heavy-metal-associated domain-containing protein; its protein translation is MRQMIMLRNLNCPNCAAKLERAAQKLPGMRTARVAFGAGALNVEYDEGRLSEQAIRELVRQFGLEVAAILPGPSS
- a CDS encoding heavy metal translocating P-type ATPase — encoded protein: MTCRHERLHRWLARHGDLLTVLAAGALIAAAWTVRLVSPGAAAQAGLYDGLMAAAAVIAGAPIAREAWGRLRAGQFSIPLLVSVAALGALWIRETWEAAAVTFLYVFGGYLESLTLARTRAALRTLVDLLPRTARVRRGEALEVVDAAAVRPGDTVVVLPGDRVPVDGTVVAGRAALDTAALTGEPLPAEVGPGDPVLGGSVSRGGYLEVVAERVGPDTTFSRLVYLVAEAQEQKPKVQRFLDRFARWYTPAVLAAAGVLYLLTRDVELALTFLVIGCPGALVVAAPVAVVAGLGSAARQGILIKGGERLERIGKVDVVAFDKTGTLTMGQPRVTAVVPLNGDATRVLALAAVAEQRSEHHLAAAILAHAKAMGIEPEPASEWTLEPGLGAVARGEAGEILVGNRRLLAARGIALTAGQEALVAAREAEGETVALVAAGGVPVGIIGITDPIRPEAAGLVAALRRVGVRRTVMLTGDHRAAAERVARRLGVDEVRAGLLPEEKVAAIRSLQAQGHVVAMVGDGVNDAPALATADVSIAMGASGTRAALEAADVALMADRLDMVPYAIGLSRRILAVVRQNVAFAVAVVVLLLAGVLGRVVFLGSGMLIHEASVLLVILNGMRLLRTPGAGDGYVQADLQVHSG